In a single window of the Candidatus Parvarchaeota archaeon genome:
- a CDS encoding glycine dehydrogenase (acts in conjunction with GvcH to form H-protein-S-aminomethyldihydrolipoyllysine from glycine; forms a heterodimer with subunit 2 to form the P protein) has translation MNFVPLTDSDKQQMLLRIGAPSAEQLLSDMQPKLERPLALPPALSEMEVSNLVRSISEKNRVLKCFRGAGSYAHYVPSTVGQLLLRGEFFTAYTPYQPEVSQGTLQAIYEFQTLICQLTCMEAANASMYDCATAIADAVIIARAANGRKEIFVAGKLNPQYRATLDTYAAAGNFEFSQTVGQNTTCVVVQNPDYHGNILDLAPLEKQAHEAGALLIVAVPDPTCLAVMRPPGEFGADIVVGELQALGNGMNFGGPTGGFMAI, from the coding sequence CCCTCACTGATTCTGACAAGCAGCAGATGCTTCTTAGGATTGGTGCGCCAAGTGCAGAGCAGCTGCTTTCAGACATGCAGCCAAAACTCGAAAGGCCACTTGCCTTGCCCCCTGCGCTAAGTGAAATGGAAGTTTCAAATCTGGTGCGCTCAATTTCCGAGAAAAACAGGGTTTTGAAGTGCTTCAGGGGCGCAGGCAGCTATGCGCACTATGTCCCTTCGACTGTGGGCCAGCTTCTTTTAAGAGGGGAATTTTTCACAGCGTATACTCCCTATCAGCCTGAAGTGAGCCAGGGCACGCTGCAGGCAATCTACGAGTTCCAGACACTGATTTGCCAGCTTACCTGCATGGAGGCTGCAAACGCAAGCATGTATGACTGCGCAACTGCGATAGCCGATGCGGTGATAATTGCAAGGGCGGCAAACGGGCGCAAGGAAATTTTCGTTGCAGGCAAACTCAATCCGCAGTACCGGGCCACGCTTGATACTTACGCGGCGGCAGGCAATTTTGAGTTTTCGCAAACAGTTGGCCAGAACACCACATGTGTTGTTGTCCAGAACCCGGATTATCATGGCAACATTCTTGATTTGGCACCGCTTGAAAAGCAGGCGCACGAGGCAGGCGCGCTTTTGATTGTTGCCGTCCCAGACCCAACCTGCCTTGCGGTAATGCGCCCACCTGGGGAGTTTGGGGCTGACATTGTGGTTGGCGAGCTTCAGGCACTGGGCAATGGGATGAACTTTGGCGGCCCTACGGGGGGCTTTATGGCAATAAA